In Ancalomicrobiaceae bacterium S20, the following proteins share a genomic window:
- a CDS encoding LysE family transporter — protein MFDISLIIKGIGIGILFSAPIGPVNIMCIQQAFKRGFFPGLAAGIGAVFADGFFAAVAAYGITAVSAFIEGWSVWFQLVGGIALVIFGIRIAREHPHLDPDVGGASVLATALASFGMTITNPATILGFLAVFGSLGDLAPEPGDYVGASLLVAGVLAGGTGWWLFVSGLVSLLRDRMTDRSLQRINQVAGGLLMIFGVVILGRLGLATVL, from the coding sequence GTGTTCGATATCTCGCTGATCATCAAAGGTATCGGTATCGGCATCCTGTTTTCCGCGCCGATCGGCCCGGTCAACATCATGTGCATCCAGCAGGCGTTCAAGCGCGGCTTCTTTCCGGGCCTCGCGGCCGGCATCGGCGCGGTCTTCGCCGACGGCTTCTTCGCCGCGGTCGCGGCCTACGGCATCACCGCTGTCTCGGCCTTCATCGAGGGCTGGTCGGTCTGGTTCCAGCTCGTGGGCGGCATCGCGCTGGTGATCTTCGGCATCAGGATCGCCCGCGAACATCCGCATCTCGATCCGGATGTCGGCGGCGCCTCGGTGCTCGCGACCGCGCTCGCCTCCTTCGGCATGACCATCACCAATCCGGCGACGATCCTCGGCTTTCTCGCCGTGTTCGGATCGCTCGGCGATCTGGCGCCGGAGCCCGGCGACTATGTCGGCGCCTCGCTCCTGGTCGCGGGCGTGCTCGCCGGCGGCACCGGATGGTGGTTGTTCGTCTCGGGGCTGGTGTCGCTGCTGCGCGATCGAATGACCGACCGGTCGCTCCAGCGCATCAATCAGGTCGCCGGCGGGCTCCTGATGATCTTCGGGGTCGTCATTCTCGGCCGGCTCGGCCTCGCGACGGTCCTCTGA
- a CDS encoding SOS response-associated peptidase, producing the protein MCGRYALTAEPEAIRRTFGYVDHPNFPARYNIAPTQPIGLVIRAEGQRRFLLVRWGFIPGWAKDPRDFSLLINARAETAAEKPAFRAAMRHRRALVPASGFYEWRKTPDGGKQPYWIRPRDGAPVAFAGLWETWASADGSEIDTGAILTVPANRTLSPIHDRMPAVVHSSEFERWLDTVATDARAATAMLRPAAEDFFEAVPVSTRVNAVRNDDEGLQAPLSEPLAMATDADTKPPSRPAAKTRKREGGDDGQQSLF; encoded by the coding sequence ATGTGCGGACGCTACGCCCTGACCGCCGAGCCGGAAGCGATCCGCCGGACCTTCGGCTATGTCGATCATCCGAACTTCCCGGCCCGCTACAACATCGCGCCGACCCAGCCGATCGGCCTCGTCATCCGCGCCGAAGGTCAGCGGCGGTTTCTGCTCGTCCGCTGGGGTTTTATTCCGGGCTGGGCGAAGGACCCGCGCGACTTCTCCTTGTTGATCAACGCCCGCGCCGAGACCGCGGCCGAGAAACCGGCCTTCCGCGCCGCGATGCGCCATCGGCGCGCACTGGTGCCGGCCTCCGGCTTCTACGAATGGCGCAAGACCCCGGACGGCGGCAAGCAGCCCTACTGGATCCGGCCGCGCGACGGCGCACCGGTCGCCTTCGCGGGCTTGTGGGAAACCTGGGCCTCGGCCGACGGCTCGGAGATCGACACCGGCGCGATCCTGACCGTCCCTGCCAATCGCACCCTGTCGCCGATCCACGATCGCATGCCGGCCGTGGTGCACTCTTCAGAGTTCGAGCGCTGGCTCGACACGGTCGCGACCGACGCGCGCGCCGCGACCGCGATGCTGCGGCCGGCCGCGGAGGACTTCTTCGAGGCGGTGCCGGTCTCGACCCGGGTCAATGCCGTTCGCAACGATGACGAAGGTCTCCAGGCTCCGCTTTCCGAACCGCTGGCTATGGCAACCGACGCCGATACGAAACCGCCCTCGCGCCCGGCAGCGAAAACCCGGAAACGCGAGGGCGGGGATGACGGGCAGCAGAGCCTGTTCTAG
- a CDS encoding NUDIX hydrolase has product MLAVSICVFRRDEVLLVERGKPPGVGLWSPVGGRVEWGETLEAAALREVAEETGVNCRIVGLSHIREIIHTESTPGFHAVLAVHAAEWTSGEPVAGDDARDARFVALTDLETLPLVEGVVPHILRAHALLERHA; this is encoded by the coding sequence ATGCTCGCGGTTTCCATCTGCGTATTTCGGCGTGACGAGGTGCTGCTCGTCGAGCGCGGCAAACCGCCGGGCGTCGGGCTGTGGAGCCCGGTCGGCGGCCGGGTCGAATGGGGCGAGACGCTCGAGGCGGCCGCTTTGCGCGAAGTCGCCGAGGAGACGGGCGTGAATTGCCGGATCGTCGGCCTCAGCCATATCCGCGAGATCATCCACACGGAGAGCACGCCGGGCTTCCACGCGGTACTGGCGGTGCATGCCGCCGAATGGACGTCGGGCGAGCCGGTCGCCGGCGACGACGCGCGCGACGCCCGCTTCGTCGCGCTGACCGACCTCGAGACGCTGCCGCTCGTCGAAGGCGTGGTGCCGCACATTCTGCGGGCGCACGCGCTGCTCGAGCGGCACGCCTGA
- a CDS encoding TIGR02301 family protein, with protein MAVTTSDRPGIERRHGSGAGPHLRAAVLAFACAASLAFGMAVSGPAHAAAAPADGPPYDEQILRLAEIMGALHHLRPLCGADEGQMWRDKMNALIQAEEPAPDRRKRIIERFNRSYRALAEVYRTCTPAAREIVDQYLREGAKLSRDVVSRYGRQ; from the coding sequence ATGGCGGTGACGACGAGCGACAGGCCCGGGATCGAGCGACGGCACGGCAGCGGCGCCGGTCCGCACCTGCGGGCAGCGGTCCTCGCCTTTGCCTGCGCGGCAAGCCTCGCCTTCGGCATGGCGGTCTCGGGCCCCGCCCACGCGGCGGCGGCGCCGGCCGACGGTCCGCCCTACGACGAACAGATCCTCAGGCTCGCCGAGATCATGGGCGCGCTGCACCATCTGCGCCCGCTCTGCGGTGCCGACGAAGGCCAGATGTGGCGCGACAAGATGAATGCGCTGATCCAGGCCGAGGAGCCGGCGCCGGACCGCCGCAAGCGCATCATCGAGCGCTTCAACCGCAGCTACCGGGCGCTCGCCGAGGTCTACCGGACCTGCACGCCGGCGGCGCGCGAGATCGTCGACCAATATCTGCGCGAAGGCGCGAAACTTTCGCGCGATGTCGTAAGCCGCTACGGCCGGCAGTAG